In Sphaerospermopsis torques-reginae ITEP-024, the genomic window CAGGACAACGACCAATATCATAATTTAAACAAGGACGATCTTTAAATAAAGGTTGGGGTCTTTGTTTTTGGGGAAATATGCGTTTACATAAGTGCATAATTTCCCGTAATAAACCTGAGTCTGTGTAAGGTCCGTAGTATTTATCTTTTTTATCTTTGGGTTTTCCCAGTTGACGTTTGCGAGTAATAAAAATGCGCGGATATTCCTCGGACCAGGTAATGCAGAGATAAGGATATTTTTTATCGTCTTTTAGTAAAACATTAAAATATGGTTGATGTTGTTTGATTAAATTTGCTTCTAATGCTAAAGCTTCTGCTTCGGTATCCGTGACGATAAATTCAATTTCTGTCACTAATTTAACCATCGTGTTGATGCGTTGGGTTTTGTTAGTGTAGTCACGGAAATAGGAACGAACACGCGATCGCAATTTTCGAGATTTACCTATATAAATAATGCGATCGCTTTCATCTCGCATTAAATAAACCCCTGGTACTGGGGGAATTTCTGCTAAACGGGTTTCTAGTTTCTCTGGGTTTTTAACTAAGGGTAGAGTTGGGGATGATACTGTCACGGCTAATATTAGGTAATTTTACAAATAAATACCTTTCTTTATTGTAAGAAATATTTTTAATGTCATCTAATTTTTGATGAAGATGCGATGAATTAATTATATAATGAACCGCAAAGGACGCAAAGCACACAAAGAAAACCAGAAAACCAGGGAATAAATTCCCTGTCTTATAGCTAAAGTCGGTTAAAACTGACTATTGTGCCAAGATTATGGTTTATTAAACGCTAGAATTAATAAATTCAGCAATTCTACTTACTGCCGTTTCTAACACTTCTGGTTCTTGCACTAAAGCAAAACGCACATATCCTTCCCCTGCTGGACCAAAACCCGCACCTGGGGAAGCAGCTACACCAGTTTGTTTAACTAACTCTGTACAAAATTTGATAGAATTATTACTCCAAGGTTCTGGTAATTTTGCCCAAATATACATAGTTGCTTCTGGTGTGGGAACGTTCCAACCTATGCTGTGTAAGGCATTGATGAAAGCATCCCGACGTTGGCGGAAAATAGAGACTGCATTTTTTACACCATCTTGATTGCCTGTGAGTGCTGCGATCGCCCCATTCAAAATTCCCAAATACTGATTAAAATCGACGGTAGCTTTGACTTGTTTTAAAGCTTGAATTAATCGGGAATTACCGATAGCATAACCTATGCGGAAACCACCCATATTATAAGATTTAGACAGGGTGAAAAATTCAATAGAAACGCTTTTTTCAGGGTCAGCTTGTAAAATTGAAGGAACTGAGGATTTTAGATTTTGGATTTTGGATTTTGGATTGAAAGTTTCGTTCTGGGTAAATACTAAATCTACGTAGGGGAAATCATGGACTAAAACAATGTTATGCTTTTGACAAAAAGCTACAGCTTCTTGAAAGAAAGATAAAGGAGCGATCGCACTGGTAGGATTATGGGGATAGCTTAACACCATCATCCGTGACTGAGCCAAAACCGAAGCGGGAATATCAGTCAACACTGGTAAAAAATTGTTTTCTGCCTTTAATGGCATTGGGTAAATTTGCCCACTTGCTAAATAAACTCCTCCCGCATGGGAAGGATAACCAGGATCTAACAATAACGCAAAATCACCAGGATTGAGAATTGCTAAAGGTAAATGTGCAGTTCCTTCCTGAGAACCAATCAAAGGTAAAACTTCTGTTTCTGGGTCAACTTTAATACTGAATTTTTGCTCATACCATTGCGCCGCAGCCTGGCGAAATTCTTGAGTACCGCGAAACAGCAAATAACCGTGAGTGCTAGGGTCATCAAGAGATTTGGCGATCGCATCAATAATATGATTATCTACTGGTAAATCAGAAGACCCCAGAGACAAATCAATTAATTCCTTTCCAGCAGACACAGCCAGCGATTTAGCCCTGTCCATATCCGCAAATACATTAGCTTG contains:
- a CDS encoding LL-diaminopimelate aminotransferase, with the translated sequence MTKMQFANRLQPLQANVFADMDRAKSLAVSAGKELIDLSLGSSDLPVDNHIIDAIAKSLDDPSTHGYLLFRGTQEFRQAAAQWYEQKFSIKVDPETEVLPLIGSQEGTAHLPLAILNPGDFALLLDPGYPSHAGGVYLASGQIYPMPLKAENNFLPVLTDIPASVLAQSRMMVLSYPHNPTSAIAPLSFFQEAVAFCQKHNIVLVHDFPYVDLVFTQNETFNPKSKIQNLKSSVPSILQADPEKSVSIEFFTLSKSYNMGGFRIGYAIGNSRLIQALKQVKATVDFNQYLGILNGAIAALTGNQDGVKNAVSIFRQRRDAFINALHSIGWNVPTPEATMYIWAKLPEPWSNNSIKFCTELVKQTGVAASPGAGFGPAGEGYVRFALVQEPEVLETAVSRIAEFINSSV